Proteins encoded within one genomic window of Pirellulales bacterium:
- the nuoD gene encoding NADH dehydrogenase (quinone) subunit D, whose protein sequence is MAASTSTPGSDTRHGERPLDEDNPHTGRLRDAEEAGPNTQEFEDYQWTLNFGPQHPATHTTLRLVLKLDGERVVDAVPDIGYLHSGFEKLGESLDYNQYVTVTDRMNYISPMANNVAWHGAVERLLGIELPRRAQYIRVIVAELSRISDHLLCNGAAGLDTGAFTYFLYAFYQREVLYDIFETLCGARFTNSYTRVGGLMYDMTPLVIDKIRTFVRNFHKTLEDMDRLLNRNRIFVDRTKGVGVLPREEAINRSASGPIARASGVTRDLRKDEPYLCYPDFDFKVCCAKAGDCYARYLVRMAEMRESLRIVDQAIENLPVGEINVAIGERKALPTKSMVYSTIEGTISHFELTMSNRGFAVPFDESYAAIEAPNGELGFYLVGDGSDVAYRARCRPPSYIHFALFPYLIRGHTLSDIVAVLGSLNIIAAELDR, encoded by the coding sequence ATGGCCGCCTCCACTTCAACGCCGGGCTCCGACACGCGCCACGGCGAGCGTCCGCTCGACGAAGACAATCCGCATACCGGCCGATTGCGCGACGCCGAAGAAGCCGGCCCGAACACGCAGGAATTCGAAGATTATCAGTGGACGTTGAACTTCGGCCCGCAACATCCCGCCACGCACACGACACTCCGGCTCGTGCTCAAGCTCGACGGCGAACGGGTCGTCGATGCGGTGCCCGATATCGGCTACCTCCACTCGGGCTTCGAGAAGCTCGGCGAGAGCCTCGACTACAACCAATACGTCACCGTCACCGACCGGATGAACTACATCTCGCCAATGGCCAACAACGTGGCCTGGCACGGCGCGGTCGAGCGGCTCTTGGGCATCGAGCTGCCGCGGCGGGCGCAATACATCCGCGTGATCGTCGCCGAGCTGTCCCGGATCAGCGACCATCTGCTCTGCAACGGGGCGGCCGGGCTCGACACCGGCGCGTTCACGTATTTTCTCTACGCGTTCTATCAGCGCGAAGTGCTCTACGACATTTTCGAAACGCTCTGCGGAGCCCGCTTCACGAACAGCTACACGCGCGTCGGCGGACTGATGTACGACATGACGCCGCTGGTGATCGACAAGATTCGCACCTTCGTGCGGAATTTTCACAAAACGCTTGAAGACATGGATCGGCTGCTGAATCGCAACCGGATTTTCGTCGATCGCACGAAGGGTGTCGGCGTGTTGCCGCGCGAAGAGGCCATCAACCGCAGCGCCAGCGGGCCGATCGCCCGGGCCAGCGGAGTGACGCGCGATCTGCGCAAAGACGAGCCGTATCTCTGTTATCCGGATTTCGATTTCAAGGTGTGCTGCGCGAAGGCCGGCGATTGCTATGCCCGCTATTTGGTGCGCATGGCCGAGATGCGCGAAAGCTTGCGAATCGTCGATCAAGCCATCGAAAATTTGCCCGTCGGCGAAATCAATGTGGCGATCGGCGAGCGCAAGGCGCTGCCGACGAAGTCGATGGTCTATTCGACCATCGAAGGAACGATTTCGCATTTCGAGCTGACGATGAGCAATCGCGGGTTCGCGGTGCCGTTCGACGAATCGTATGCGGCGATCGAAGCGCCGAATGGCGAACTCGGATTCTATCTGGTGGGCGACGGCTCGGATGTTGCCTATCGGGCCCGATGCCGGCCGCCGTCGTACATCCATTTTGCGTTGTTTCCGTATTTGATTCGCGGCCACACGCTGAGCGACATCGTGGCCGTATTGGGAAGCTTGAACATCATCGCCGCGGAGCTGGACCGTTAA
- a CDS encoding 2Fe-2S iron-sulfur cluster-binding protein, with protein MGIVIVDGREVEVGPNERINCIQAAARVGIDIPFYCWHPGLSVVASCRMCLVETGAKHPETGAITMVPKLVPACQTPAKDGTVVVTTSKAVVENRARVEEGLLLDHPIDCPICDKAGECLLQDYHFHHGQPQRRPDIRPFTSRRRSLGPTVTLFVDRCVMCSRCVRFTREITGTRELMVINRGSHEEIDVFPGHPLENKMSGNVVDLCPVGALGDKDFLYSQRVWFMNNRPGVCAGCSTGCSINICQNQDTVYRLQPRENVFVNKYWMCDEGRYGYHHVHSPERLVEPRRRDGATHANIEWSALPKELDARLKTAGRLAAVVSPHLTVEEAYLLCKLARAYDPQAVLALGPLPVVGKDERFQSGFTIHAEKCPNRKGVEAVLNKFSSERVLSFDGLLGQLDAGTIRAAWVSGGYPKPWIDEATAERFGKLDLLVVQDLFDSPLWQRATYQLPGASFAERGGSYVNFADRLQSFDWAIRPPAGVWIEGHLYWRLLARKGLYNPRSVLGEVAAEIIYFAAAGGEISPVGVDLKVNLLAGNGSAAMAKNDETAKA; from the coding sequence ATGGGAATCGTCATTGTCGATGGCCGCGAAGTTGAAGTCGGTCCGAACGAACGGATCAATTGCATCCAGGCGGCCGCGCGCGTCGGCATCGATATTCCATTTTATTGCTGGCACCCCGGCTTGAGCGTCGTGGCCAGTTGCCGGATGTGCCTGGTGGAAACCGGGGCCAAGCATCCGGAAACCGGCGCGATCACGATGGTGCCCAAGCTCGTGCCGGCCTGCCAGACGCCCGCCAAGGATGGCACCGTCGTGGTCACCACCAGCAAGGCCGTCGTCGAAAATCGGGCCCGCGTCGAGGAAGGGCTTTTATTGGATCATCCGATCGATTGCCCGATTTGCGACAAGGCCGGCGAATGCCTGTTGCAGGATTATCATTTTCATCACGGCCAGCCGCAGCGCCGGCCCGATATCCGCCCGTTCACGAGCCGCAGGCGCTCGCTCGGCCCGACGGTGACGCTGTTCGTCGATCGCTGCGTAATGTGCAGCCGCTGTGTGCGCTTCACGCGCGAAATCACGGGCACGCGCGAACTGATGGTCATCAACCGCGGCAGCCACGAAGAAATCGACGTCTTTCCGGGCCATCCGCTGGAAAACAAAATGTCGGGCAACGTGGTCGATCTCTGCCCGGTCGGCGCGCTGGGGGACAAAGATTTTCTCTACAGCCAGCGCGTGTGGTTCATGAACAATCGGCCGGGCGTGTGCGCCGGTTGCTCGACCGGCTGCTCGATCAACATCTGCCAGAATCAAGACACGGTCTACCGCCTCCAGCCGCGCGAAAATGTGTTCGTCAATAAATATTGGATGTGCGACGAAGGCCGCTATGGCTATCATCACGTCCACAGCCCGGAGCGCCTTGTCGAACCGCGGCGGCGCGACGGCGCGACGCATGCGAATATCGAATGGTCGGCGTTGCCGAAAGAACTCGACGCGCGACTGAAAACGGCCGGCCGATTGGCGGCCGTCGTCTCGCCGCATCTCACCGTCGAAGAAGCGTATCTGCTGTGCAAATTGGCGCGGGCCTACGATCCGCAGGCGGTTTTGGCGCTCGGGCCGCTGCCGGTGGTGGGAAAAGACGAACGGTTTCAGAGCGGCTTCACGATCCACGCCGAAAAATGCCCGAATCGCAAGGGCGTCGAGGCGGTGCTCAACAAATTCAGCAGCGAGCGAGTCCTGTCGTTCGACGGTTTGCTCGGCCAACTCGATGCGGGCACGATTCGGGCCGCCTGGGTGAGCGGCGGATATCCGAAACCATGGATCGACGAAGCCACTGCCGAGCGGTTCGGCAAATTGGATCTGCTCGTGGTGCAAGACCTGTTCGACTCGCCGCTGTGGCAGCGGGCGACGTATCAATTGCCGGGCGCATCGTTCGCCGAGCGGGGCGGCTCGTATGTGAATTTCGCCGACCGGCTGCAATCGTTCGATTGGGCGATCCGGCCGCCGGCGGGCGTGTGGATCGAAGGCCATTTGTATTGGCGGCTGCTCGCGCGGAAGGGTTTGTACAATCCGCGGAGCGTGCTCGGCGAAGTGGCGGCGGAGATTATTTATTTTGCGGCGGCCGGCGGAGAAATCTCGCCGGTCGGAGTCGATTTGAAAGTGAACCTGCTCGCCGGCAACGGCAGCGCAGCGATGGCAAAGAATGACGAAACGGCGAAAGCGTGA
- the nuoF gene encoding NADH-quinone oxidoreductase subunit NuoF, producing MSKFEPVLLANVGKPNSHTLQAYQAAGGYAGLRKVLKDMTPAATIEMVKQSNLRGRGGAGFPTGLKWTFLPKDHPGPIYMCINADESEPSTFNNRILMEDDPHQVIEGTIISCYATRASTAYIYLRFEYPLCYERLQKAIDECYAANLLGPKILGSEFALDIYLHRGAAAYICGEETGLIESLEGKRAWPRIKPPFPAVEGLFRKPTVVNNVETMACVTQIATRGVEWFKSIGVPSDPKNPRDPGSYGPKLYCISGHINKPGCYEAPLGITCRQLIDEYGGGVWKGRKAKAAVPGGISMGLLSAAELDTPLDFAGPGKVGCLGLGTAAVTVIDETVSMVDFLHNTCRFFQHESCGQCTPCREGTNWALRMMERIKAGRGRLRDLDLLLEIGDSIGIIPGSTICGLADGAAWPMKNAIRKFRGEFEEYIRRTNPSGYMTTEAVEALPLETAH from the coding sequence ATGTCCAAGTTCGAGCCGGTTCTGTTGGCCAATGTCGGCAAGCCGAATAGCCATACGCTCCAAGCGTATCAGGCTGCCGGCGGCTATGCGGGGCTGCGCAAAGTGCTCAAGGATATGACCCCCGCGGCGACGATCGAAATGGTCAAGCAGAGCAATCTCCGCGGCCGTGGCGGGGCCGGTTTTCCCACCGGGTTGAAATGGACGTTCCTGCCCAAGGACCATCCCGGCCCGATCTACATGTGCATCAATGCCGACGAAAGCGAGCCGTCGACGTTTAACAACCGCATCCTGATGGAAGACGATCCCCATCAGGTGATCGAAGGCACGATCATTTCCTGCTACGCCACCCGCGCCTCGACCGCTTATATCTATCTGCGCTTCGAATATCCGCTCTGCTACGAACGGCTGCAAAAAGCGATCGACGAATGCTACGCGGCCAATTTGCTCGGCCCAAAGATCCTCGGCAGCGAATTCGCGCTCGATATCTATCTCCATCGCGGCGCCGCCGCCTATATTTGCGGCGAAGAAACGGGCCTGATCGAAAGCCTCGAAGGCAAACGGGCTTGGCCGCGGATCAAGCCGCCGTTCCCCGCCGTCGAAGGCCTGTTTCGCAAGCCGACCGTGGTGAACAACGTCGAAACGATGGCCTGCGTGACGCAAATCGCCACGCGCGGCGTCGAATGGTTCAAGTCGATCGGCGTGCCTTCCGACCCAAAGAACCCGCGCGATCCGGGCAGCTATGGCCCGAAGCTGTATTGCATCAGCGGGCACATCAATAAACCCGGCTGCTACGAAGCTCCATTGGGCATCACCTGCCGGCAATTGATCGACGAATATGGCGGCGGCGTGTGGAAAGGCCGCAAGGCCAAGGCCGCCGTTCCCGGCGGAATCAGCATGGGCCTGTTGTCGGCCGCGGAACTTGATACGCCGCTGGATTTCGCCGGGCCGGGCAAAGTCGGCTGCTTGGGGCTCGGCACCGCCGCGGTCACGGTCATCGACGAAACCGTGTCGATGGTCGATTTCCTCCACAATACCTGCCGGTTCTTCCAGCACGAAAGCTGCGGCCAATGCACGCCGTGCCGCGAAGGCACGAATTGGGCCCTGCGAATGATGGAACGCATCAAAGCCGGCCGCGGCCGCTTGCGCGATTTGGATCTGCTGCTGGAAATCGGCGATTCGATCGGCATTATTCCCGGTTCGACGATCTGCGGCCTGGCCGACGGGGCGGCGTGGCCGATGAAAAACGCGATCCGCAAATTCCGCGGCGAATTCGAAGAATACATTCGCCGCACGAACCCCAGCGGCTACATGACCACCGAGGCCGTCGAAGCGCTGCCGCTGGAAACGGCGCATTGA
- a CDS encoding NADH-quinone oxidoreductase subunit C has translation MPDAAAKSDPAKAPAGGATVATSATVAALVEKFPAVKSSEFRGQTRVVVPAESIFAALEFLKQQRHFNFLVDITCVDYLNYRDATDRFGLVYLLANTDTNERLTVRTFLNEPDLTVPSAVPLWEGANWFEREVWDMFGITFAGHPDLRRILMPEEFTAFPLRKDYPLQGRGERHNFPVLSRHVG, from the coding sequence ATGCCTGATGCCGCAGCGAAATCCGATCCCGCAAAGGCTCCCGCCGGGGGAGCGACGGTTGCCACGTCTGCGACGGTCGCTGCGCTGGTGGAAAAATTTCCGGCGGTGAAATCGAGCGAATTTCGCGGGCAGACTCGCGTCGTCGTGCCGGCGGAATCGATTTTCGCGGCACTCGAGTTTCTTAAGCAACAGCGGCACTTCAATTTTCTGGTCGATATCACGTGCGTCGACTACCTCAACTATCGCGATGCGACCGATCGGTTTGGATTGGTGTATTTGCTGGCCAACACGGACACGAACGAACGGCTCACCGTGCGCACGTTTTTGAACGAGCCGGATCTGACCGTTCCCTCGGCCGTGCCACTGTGGGAAGGGGCGAATTGGTTCGAGCGCGAAGTGTGGGATATGTTCGGCATCACCTTCGCGGGCCATCCCGACCTGCGACGGATTTTGATGCCCGAGGAGTTCACCGCGTTTCCGCTGCGCAAAGATTATCCGCTACAAGGCCGCGGAGAGCGGCATAACTTTCCCGTCCTCTCGCGCCACGTCGGTTAG
- a CDS encoding NAD(P)H-dependent oxidoreductase subunit E, translating into MAHSIPTADRLPEERVLTDEMRAEIRAFFPRYPTRQAVTLPALHVVNEHLRWVPLKAVEEIAEMLELAPADVQDTLSFYGLFKQDKPAGLTRAWVCRSISCALRGGEEVLEHLCHKAGIRPGETTADGSLTLEFGECLGACEFAPCMLANKTLHKDLTPEKADAFLKECGVRNTTTNGKP; encoded by the coding sequence ATGGCACATTCCATTCCTACTGCCGATCGCTTGCCCGAGGAGCGCGTGCTGACCGACGAAATGCGGGCCGAAATCCGTGCCTTCTTTCCGCGCTATCCGACACGCCAAGCGGTGACGCTGCCGGCGCTGCACGTCGTGAACGAGCATTTGCGCTGGGTGCCGCTGAAGGCGGTCGAAGAAATCGCCGAGATGCTCGAGCTGGCCCCGGCCGATGTGCAAGACACGCTGTCGTTTTACGGCCTGTTCAAGCAAGACAAGCCCGCCGGCCTGACGCGGGCCTGGGTTTGCCGTTCGATCAGTTGCGCGTTGCGCGGCGGCGAAGAGGTGTTGGAGCACTTGTGCCACAAGGCCGGCATCCGCCCCGGCGAAACCACGGCCGACGGCTCGCTGACTTTGGAATTCGGCGAATGCCTGGGCGCCTGCGAATTCGCCCCCTGCATGCTGGCAAACAAGACGCTGCACAAAGATCTCACGCCGGAAAAAGCGGACGCGTTTTTGAAGGAGTGCGGGGTCAGGAATACAACGACGAACGGAAAACCTTAG
- the nuoH gene encoding NADH-quinone oxidoreductase subunit NuoH — protein MHTPETIVALIKIVLMLGGLMTAAAYLVLVERWIAAWVQDRQGPNRVGIPLTKIRLFGLGQPLADGLKFIFKEDYTPAQVDKGLYTLAPIIILTAALAIFAVIPFGSVLPMISVPGISQPIELIVAPRLDVGLVYVFALSSIAVYGVILGGWASNNKYSFLGGLRSSAQLIAYEIPLGLGILGVVLMSGTLRLDKIITDQATSGVWNVALQPLGLLVFGVASFAEAARLPFDLPEAEQELVGGYHTEYAGMRLLLFLIAEFLHMVTAAFLLVILYFGGWHLWGLTGSGDIVTWPVAILRIVVLTAKVLAMILFFMMVRWSWPRFRFDQLMSLAWTVMLPLGVVNLLLMAVLTEYRSHLGGGWWAFAIISWVVSIGACVVAGLMAPLSVDNRPKPHVHPWDAETSLGD, from the coding sequence ATGCACACGCCCGAAACTATCGTCGCCCTGATCAAGATCGTCCTCATGCTCGGCGGGCTGATGACGGCGGCGGCTTATTTGGTGCTCGTCGAGCGCTGGATCGCCGCTTGGGTGCAAGACCGCCAGGGCCCGAATCGCGTCGGCATTCCGCTCACCAAAATTCGCCTGTTCGGCCTGGGCCAGCCGCTGGCCGACGGGCTGAAATTCATCTTCAAGGAAGACTACACGCCGGCCCAGGTCGACAAGGGCCTGTACACGCTCGCCCCCATCATCATTCTCACCGCGGCGCTCGCCATCTTCGCCGTGATTCCATTCGGCAGCGTGTTGCCGATGATTTCCGTGCCCGGCATTTCGCAGCCGATCGAATTGATCGTCGCGCCGCGGCTGGATGTCGGGCTGGTGTACGTGTTCGCGCTGTCGAGCATCGCCGTGTATGGCGTGATTCTCGGCGGCTGGGCCAGCAACAATAAATACAGCTTTTTGGGCGGCCTGCGCTCGAGCGCGCAATTGATCGCCTACGAAATTCCGCTCGGCTTGGGCATTCTGGGCGTCGTGCTGATGAGCGGCACGCTGCGGCTCGACAAGATCATCACCGATCAGGCCACGAGCGGCGTGTGGAACGTCGCGCTGCAGCCGCTCGGGCTGTTGGTGTTCGGCGTGGCGTCGTTTGCCGAGGCGGCCCGGTTGCCGTTCGATCTGCCCGAGGCCGAGCAGGAATTGGTCGGCGGGTATCACACCGAATATGCCGGGATGCGGCTGCTGCTGTTTTTGATCGCCGAATTTTTGCACATGGTCACCGCCGCGTTTCTGTTGGTGATCTTGTATTTCGGCGGCTGGCATCTGTGGGGGCTCACCGGTTCCGGCGACATTGTCACTTGGCCGGTGGCCATCTTGCGGATTGTCGTCTTAACCGCCAAAGTGTTGGCGATGATTTTGTTTTTCATGATGGTGCGCTGGAGCTGGCCGCGATTTCGGTTCGACCAGTTGATGTCGTTGGCGTGGACGGTGATGCTGCCGCTGGGCGTGGTGAACCTGTTGCTGATGGCCGTGTTGACCGAATATCGGAGCCATTTGGGCGGCGGTTGGTGGGCATTTGCGATCATCAGTTGGGTGGTGTCGATCGGAGCGTGCGTGGTGGCCGGGTTGATGGCCCCGCTGTCGGTCGACAATCGCCCCAAGCCGCATGTGCACCCCTGGGACGCGGAAACAAGCCTTGGAGATTGA
- a CDS encoding NADH-quinone oxidoreductase subunit B family protein, producing the protein MAIDLPENVVVGRLDSLASWCRKNSLWPMPFATACCGIELMATGASKFDISRFGAEVFRFSPRQCDLMIVAGRVVMKMLPVLQRIWQQMLEPKWCISMGACASTGGVFDTYCVVQGIDRFIPVDMYIPGCPPRPEQLIQAVIDLQDKIQHEGTLAGREFDVKARQQRKRALVEVPGVVQVDSARTPNV; encoded by the coding sequence ATGGCGATAGACCTGCCCGAAAATGTGGTAGTCGGCCGGTTGGACAGCCTGGCAAGTTGGTGCCGGAAAAACAGTTTGTGGCCGATGCCCTTTGCAACCGCCTGTTGCGGAATCGAATTGATGGCCACCGGGGCGAGCAAGTTCGACATCTCGCGGTTCGGGGCCGAGGTGTTTCGCTTCAGCCCACGGCAATGCGATCTGATGATCGTCGCCGGTCGAGTGGTGATGAAGATGCTGCCGGTGTTGCAACGGATTTGGCAGCAGATGCTCGAGCCGAAATGGTGTATCTCGATGGGTGCCTGCGCGTCGACCGGCGGAGTGTTCGACACGTATTGTGTCGTGCAAGGCATCGATCGATTCATCCCGGTCGATATGTACATTCCTGGCTGCCCGCCGCGGCCGGAGCAATTGATCCAAGCCGTGATTGATCTGCAAGACAAGATTCAACATGAGGGCACGCTCGCCGGCCGAGAATTCGACGTGAAGGCCCGGCAACAGCGCAAACGGGCATTGGTCGAAGTGCCGGGCGTCGTGCAAGTCGACAGCGCTCGCACGCCGAACGTGTAA